The following coding sequences lie in one Rutidosis leptorrhynchoides isolate AG116_Rl617_1_P2 chromosome 6, CSIRO_AGI_Rlap_v1, whole genome shotgun sequence genomic window:
- the LOC139854030 gene encoding F-box/kelch-repeat protein At3g23880-like: MNYPPDDVLCNNIFIRLPAKQLALLRSLSKTWNLVLSDSSFVESHLHHSMHNNKYKYDGNQTDIIAFYFAFRDNSISTYFTLSASRSSYQEHCNHIKLPSSGLNYAIGSVNGLICFYNHRYVHLWNPSLSTALIPICDSISESHLVCPDFRIGYDPKTDDYKVVILRYYYKRKPQQMIEEWLPVKVYSVRKGCWESVNGKFPSHIIKPNGKKVLRDGYDGRVHWLCDVDDPNDKNIKETIVAFDLSLETFSEISLPPDFVKCTCKRTNVLGVLFEKLCVMSCIDGGDCEVWVMEEYGVATSWVKRVLSSLSNRDPDLVGFSLRGDLLIRSYRHGLALYDPNADQIKLLNTRRVHERIGYSAFFDYVDSLVWLSVSASRLKIEN, translated from the coding sequence ATGAATTACCCTCCTGACGATGTTTTGTGTAACAACATCTTCATAAGGTTACCTGCAAAACAATTAGCTCTATTGAGATCCCTTTCTAAAACCTGGAATCTTGTTCTATCCGACTCTTCTTTTGTTGAATCTCATCTTCATCATTCAATGCACAACAACAAATACAAATACGACGGCAATCAGACTGATATTATCGCCTTCTACTTTGCATTCCGTGATAACAGTATATCTACATATTTCACACTAAGCGCCTCTCGATCCTCTTATCAGGAACACTGCAATCATATAAAACTCCCATCATCTGGATTAAATTATGCTATTGGTTCTGTTAACGGCTTAATATGCTTTTATAACCACCGTTATGTTCACCTTTGGAACCCTTCTCTCTCTACAGCCTTAATACCTATCTGTGATAGTATTTCCGAAAGTCACTTGGTATGTCCTGATTTCAGAATCGGGTATGATCCCAAAACTGACGATTACAAGGTTGTCATCCTTAGATACTATTATAAGAGGAAACCACAACAAATGATTGAGGAATGGCTTCCCGTAAAAGTATATAGTGTTAGAAAGGGTTGTTGGGAATCGGTTAACGGAAAGTTTCCATCCCACATTATAAAACCCAATGGAAAAAAAGTTCTTCGAGATGGATATGATGGCCGTGTTCATTGGCTTTGCGATGTAGATGATCCCAACGACAAGAATATTAAAGAAACAATAGTGGCATTTGACTTGAGTCTTGAAACTTTCAGTGAGATTTCACTTCCACCAGATTTTGTCAAGTGTACATGTAAGAGGACTAATGTTTTGGGGGTTTTGTTTGAAAAGCTTTGTGTGATGTCATGCATTGATGGGGGTGATTGTGAGGTGTGGGTAATGGAAGAGTATGGGGTGGCTACTTCATGGGTCAAACGTGTACTTTCAAGCTTGTCTAATCGTGATCCCGATCTAGTTGGATTCTCATTACGTGGCGACCTCCTAATTAGAAGTTATCGCCATGGTCTAGCTTTGTACGATCCAAACGCTGACCAAATTAAGTTACTCAATACGCGTAGGGTTCATGAAAGAATTGGTTATAGCGCTTTTTTTGACTACGTTGACAGTCTCGTTTGGTTAAGTGTGTCAGCAAGCAGATTGAAAATTGAAAACTGA